TAGAGAGGTACCTTCTCATAGAAGTTGCGGAAGGTCCATGAAACAGTTGTGCACGTCCTGCATAAAACATGTTGGTTACGTGATAGGAGAGAGTACAGAAAGAACAACATGTCAATTACGTTCCAACTCCATCATTGCACAATTACAATAGAGATTCATCAAATGAGAAGGCCAGGAAGGGATTATTGCAGAAGACAAACGGTTGAATTCATACTTCGGAGGTTTGAATGATTCTCCCACTTGACGCCATAGTTTGCATGATGTCACCTGTTAATGCAACTCATAAGAAAGAATTCAACCTCACATTGATAAAGGTTATGCAAAGTTACGCGCAAAAGTTACAAAATGACAAGTAAACACATGCATACTTCTGTAGTCAAACAAAGAAATATCAGACAGTCTAGATGTACCTTACCCCCATTCTGGAGAGAAAAAGAGATATTAAGTCAAGGGCAAAGCTTGACTTTCCTCTTAAGCAACCACGTGTTTGCTAATTGTGTATGCATATATGCTCGTGGTGAATTTCATCATCATTAAAAACTATGATTAGTGCCATTGCTTCCTCTGCACATGGTTAAACTATCATTCAGGCTCGTGTTTTGTTTTTACAAAAAATAGAAATCTGGGTTTGCAATAAATCCTTATTACTTATGCTGATTTGCTCAATAAGGTTAACCTTTTGCCTTCTGATGTGATTATTGTCATTGCTTTTGTTAAATCATATAATTTGCAACCCACTTACTGAAAACAAAAAATATGATAATAATGCCAGGCAAGATTATGGGAGGAATGCCTTGTTGGCTGCATCAGCCAGGTAGGACAGTAAGCATGAGGTTTTGGGTCATATTTCTATTACCAACAAACTGAATGGAATCTGTCCTTACTTTTTATATTGGTGATAGAACTTGAGTCATTGTCAATAGAGAAAAGATTAGTAGATAATCAATTAAATAGTTGAACGAGGATTATAAACAGCATATGGAGGAGAGAAAGGTATTAAATAAAACATAGTGCTTCATACTTTGTGTATGGTGCATCCAGTTAACAGGATCTGATATAAAGGCATAGGGTGCAAACAAATTGGGCAGATGAATAGACAAGTGGATTACATGAGTATGATAGCATAACAAAGGTAACAAAAGCACAGAGGTTGTTAAATTAAAAGATGAGTAAAATGTATCAGAGGTCCTATAACTATTTGAGGGGTGTCAAGTTAGTCCTAAGACTTGAAAACCGCAGATCCAAGTCTCTATTTAAGTTGTTCATCGGGAGTCATAAGTAGCCCAGATCGGAATTGAACTGCTCACGTGGTTGTTGACCATTGCCTAGTTTTTGCAAAATAGCCCTTATAAATATATGTCTGTAATTTGTTAGTGCAAACCAGGGGCACTGAGCTGCCGGAGTGACAGCACCTCACGATCTGTCACCCTCTTTTTTTCTGAGAGGAATTACCACATGTTCATTCAACAAATAACTTACAGGATGTACACACAATGTCCTGGAGCTTTGCACCAAGGACCCCAAGAAAATAAGAAGATTTACAATTTGATCCAGAAAGATCCCTGTGCAAATCCAATCTCTTAAGCATCATCGGACTCCATCGTCGCCATGGCAACGCCGGAGATGGACGATAGCAACCATCTCTCCCAAATCTGAAAGAACTCCAATGCAGACCATGCTGCTAGGAGAGTCGATTGAACGGTCTGCCGCACGCGACAGAACCGAGACTATGTGGCTCGTCGACCGGGGATCATCCCCAAGCCCGTCAGATCCCAGCACCGTCTCCTTCATCCACTGAGATCGGAGAAGAAAGACGCCACCGCAAACCACCATCCACATCACATGCTCCAGAACAGCAACAGACCTTGTACTAAACAACGTCCTCGTCGGGAAGAGCGATGAACGCCGGCCAGCACAACCAAACATCGTCAGATCTGAAATCCAGCAAGACACAGGGGGCCAACTGCCTCCCAGCGCTACCAATTGAAGCATCACCGAGGTGGGGGTAAAGCAGGACCATCTTATTCCGACGCGGCGTCGATCCCGCCACTGATGTGACGCCTCCAAGGAAGACTAGGCCTAATCAAACTACACGCCGGAGCGGAATCACCGGGGTCCCTGGCCCCGGCCCCTCCCGCTGCCGGAGCGACGGGCGGAGGGGTCGAGGACCCGCAGCCTCACCGGCGGAAGAAGAAGGCAGAAGTTCGCCTCGCGAAACGCCTGTCTAGAGCGGTTCACGATCTGTCACCCTCGTGACCAACTTGTGTCTCCTTGGCCATTGCTGGCAGTGACAGCTCCATGGCAAGCAGGCGGAGCTGGATGAGGAATGTTCTTGACATTCTGTGTAGCGGGTCCAGGTAGCTGCCACTGTCGGTTGTCACGAAATCCTGGGGCTGGCGGTGCAGTTTTCAGGTGCGACACGAGTAGCAAGGACATGGTCTGAGCACATGGTGGTGCCTAAGACGGTGTTCAACCCAGTCCAGAGAAGCAGACGTGCACCTCTGGGTCTAGCGGATGGGCGCCATTTGTGCAGGGCGTAAGAAGCTGATCTCGGTGGCCACATACCGGCATGACGAGCACAAAAATAAATGGTGATCGTGATATCTGCGATGCATAGGTTGAGAGCATGACTGAGGCTACCAGAGTAGAGCTAAATCTGCAGGCACCGTGGCTATGATAACTTGCGCGGGCACCACAGTAGCGGTGCATAGATGGCTCAGTGTGTTGCGCGCTTTAGATGCGCCGAAGTGGGCGAGGTACATCGACGGCGTGCCGCACACATGGTGCACAACAAAAAGCTGATGCCTCTAAGCCGACTTATGCGGGGAACACGTAAGATGCATTTCGATGTCAGAAGGCAAATAGGCTACCCTATATAAGGTCCTTTCTGCAAAAAAAATGACATGTGAACAAGTCAATGCTGATCTGGGCTGCTTAGACTCCCAGTAAACTAGTTTTAGAACCCGAATCTGCAGTTTTGAAAGTTTTAGGATTAACTTGAGACCCTCTAATATTTGTAGGGATGCATTTTACTCTTCAATGATCTATGTCTATAAGCGGACAAACATTTCCAAACATAATTTGTTCATTAAGTAAGCAAACCACATGTGGAAGCATCAAGTGTGATCTTATCAGCTTCATGTTTGTAGACCATATATTGTAAAGCAGAAAGCACCAGGATAGATCTAAAAAGAAAACTAAACACAAGATGCCCTGGCATAATGTCACAAAGGGATGAATGAGTACCTGATCATAGCCACCCAATCCAGTTACTTGTCTCCACAACCTGCAAAAAAAATTAAGGTAATGTCAAATCATCCAGCAATCAGAATAACTTTCTATTATACAAACATAAAGATAAGCCCGCGGTACTCACTTGAGGCAATTCAATCCTTCACCATAAAATTTTGGGGGCTTGAATTCCATTAATTTCATCGCGTAGAACCGGTCAAGCTCCTTGATAAACTCAGCCTGCTCCTCCTCCGTCCCAGAGTCATCGCCTCCACGGGTGTAATCAAACATGAAGGAGTTGTTTGAGACCTTGTCAGACAAGTTTTGGTTTTCACCCTCCCCAGCTAGTGACGACACTAGCTCATCCTCACCATTGGCATCCTTCTTATTATCTCCACCATTGTCGCTTTCCTCTTTCAGCAAGCTGCCCTTGTCACCATCCACCCTGACCTCGGTGTGGTCATCTCCATTTCCTGCTTTATCAACATCCATCTCGGCAGCTTCATTTCCCTGGGTGTCATCCTTCAACTCAGCCCCCTCCTCTCCCTGGGCCTCGACCTTGGTCTCCACCACCTCATTTCCCTGGGCCTCACCCTCCGTCTCCGCCCCCTCATTTCCCTGGGCCTCAGTCTTGACCTGATGAGCCACAGAAACATCCACCAGGGCATCGCCTAAACGCTCATCTACCTCTACCTCCGCACCTTGGGCTTCAACCTTCCCCGAATCGTCAAGGGACGCAACGGTGGTGGCAGCCGTATCCACTAGGGCGTCGCCCTTGTGCTCCTCCCCCACTTCCTCGGCACCCCCTTCTTCAGGCACCGCCGAATTCTTGGTAGAACcaacggcgtcggcgtcggcgtcggcatcCACCATGGCGTCGTCCTCCCCCTGTTCCTCCACCTCCACGTCCGCCTCCGCGCTTTCGGGATTTGCCGAATCCTTCACGGAATCGACAGTGTCGGCGGCCTCGGTCTGGCCATCGCCGGGGGCGGGCTTGCCGTTGGGCATGGGCAGCTCTAATTCCGCACCTAGACGGCAGTATGGAGGAGCGGCGGTAGCGACGCGCGCTAtggggcgctagggtttggggtgaggaagaggagaggagatggaGGACTTGAGTGACAGAAGCGGCCGATGTGTTTGGGTGGCTGGGTTAAACTTGGAGCTCGGACTCCAAAACCGATCTGCGCCATCCTGTCCCGACGTGAACCGGTGCACAGATCTTGACGTGAAACAAAATTGGTATTATATATTTTTGCCCGAAACTCCAACGGTCTATCCTCTTTTTATAGGAAAAAAAATAGAACTCCCTGCGTATACCCATTTCTACATGTGAAGGGATGAAATAAGCTGTTGCCAATTATTAGTGGGATAAAGAAGATGTAAGAGGAAACTTCACCTGCGTTCATGGAATGGTTACCCACACCAAAAAAGTTTGGCAGACTGGGTTTCCATGATTTTTCACTCTTCAACCAGACTATGCTTGGTAGACAATGTTGGAGGCTTCTTACTGAGCCAGATTCTCTTTGTGTTCA
This region of Triticum aestivum cultivar Chinese Spring chromosome 2D, IWGSC CS RefSeq v2.1, whole genome shotgun sequence genomic DNA includes:
- the LOC123052772 gene encoding AT-rich interactive domain-containing protein 6, with amino-acid sequence MPNGKPAPGDGQTEAADTVDSVKDSANPESAEADVEVEEQGEDDAMVDADADADAVGSTKNSAVPEEGGAEEVGEEHKGDALVDTAATTVASLDDSGKVEAQGAEVEVDERLGDALVDVSVAHQVKTEAQGNEGAETEGEAQGNEVVETKVEAQGEEGAELKDDTQGNEAAEMDVDKAGNGDDHTEVRVDGDKGSLLKEESDNGGDNKKDANGEDELVSSLAGEGENQNLSDKVSNNSFMFDYTRGGDDSGTEEEQAEFIKELDRFYAMKLMEFKPPKFYGEGLNCLKLWRQVTGLGGYDQVTSCKLWRQVGESFKPPKTCTTVSWTFRNFYEKALLEYEKHKIETGEFHVAASTLTERIASDSQVGGSLASGSGRARRESATRAMQGWHSQRLLGNGEIADPVIKDKAAMPVLKKDKNPKSSGLAKRKRTPTLEDEKATPYKSEKLQNDSTVIDMGPPADWVKINVRRTKDCYEVYALVPGLLREEVHVQSDPAGRLIVTGEPEQLDNPWGVTPFKKVISLPSRIDPHQTSAVVTLHGQLFVRAPFEQSKS